The window CGCCTCGTGGAGGACGAGAAGGACCTGGGCAACGGCATTGCCCTCACATCCACCCTCTTCAACGTCACCCGGCTCGTGGGACCGTCCATCGCGGGGATGGTCATCGCCGTGGTGGGGGAGGGGATATGCTTCCTGATGAACGGCATGGCCTATTCGGCCACCCTCACCGCCCTCTTCCTGATGCGCTTCAGGAAGCCCCTCGTCACGGACCAGGTCCGCAAGAGCGTCCTCGAGGGAATGAAGGAGGGCGTCCGGTACGTTGCCTCCTTCCTCCCCCTGCGGAATTACCTCGGGGCCATTGCCCTGGTGAGCTTCTTCGCCTTCCCCTACATGGTCCTCCTTCCGGTGTTCGCCCGGGAAATTCTCGGCGGGGGGCCCCGCACCCTGGGATTCCTCATGGGAGCCACGGGGCTCGGCGCCCTGGCGGGATCCGTCCGGCTCGCCCTGAGAAAGTCCCCTGTGGGTCTCGGTAAAATCATGGCGGTGTCCTGCGTTCTCCTCGGCTTTTCCATGGCGGCCTTCTCTCTCTCCAGGGTCTTTTATCTCTCCCTGGCCCTCATGGCCTGCCTCGGCTTCTTCATGGTCTCCACCCTGGTTTCCTGCAATACCCTGGTGCAGACCCTGGTGGACGAGGACAAGCGGAACAGGGTGATGAGCCTCTTCATCGTCTGCGCCATGGGCATCACACCCATCGGGAGCCTCAATGCCGGGTGGCTGGCCACCCATATCGGCGCTCCCGCCACCCTCTTCGCCGGCGGGGCAGTCAGCCTCGTCATCGGCCTGCTGCTCCTCCGGGCGTGGCCGTCCATGTGGGCTCTCTCCGAGCCGGTCTACCGGCGGAAAAATCTCCTGTAAGCCCCCTGTGCCCGGACCCTCGGGTATAATAGGGAAGAAGAAAATACCTGATACAGGCATTCCCGGGAGGTGAAGGAAGTGGCGAAAGAACGGGTTCTCATAGTGGGGGGCGACGCGGCGGGCATGTCCGCCGCAGGGCAGATCCGAAAACTGCTTCCCGACGCGGAGATCACAGTCTACGAGCGGAGCGGTTATTCTTCCTATTCCGCATGCGGCATACCCTATTTCATCGCCGGACTCGTGGAGCCGGAAACCAGGCTCGTCGTCCGGACGCCGGAGGAGTTTCTGCAGAAGCAGAACATCGTGGTGAAGGTCCGCCACGAGGTGCTTTCTCTCGATCCTGACGGGGGCACGGTTCTGGTGAGAGACCTGGAGTCGGGAAGGGAATTCCGGGACTCCTGGGACAGGCTGCTTATCGCCACGGGGGCGAGCCCTGCCGTGCCTCCCGTTGAGGGAGCAAAAGCGGAGGGGATTTTTACCCTCAGCACCCTGGAAACCGGCATCGCAGCGAGGCGCTACGTGGACAAATTTCGGCCCCGGCACGCCGTGGTCATCGGAGGCGGCTACATCGGCCTGGAAATGGCCGAGGCCTTCGCCTGCGTCAGGGGAATGAAGGTCACCCTTCTGGACAAGTCCCCCCAGGTCATGAACACCTTTGACGCCGACATGGCGGAACTGATCGCATCCGCGATCCGTGGGATCGGAACGGCCCTCCGCCTCGGCGAAGGGCTGGTGGGCTTCGGCACCGAAGGAGGCCGGATCCGGTCGGTCATCACCGAACACGGAGAAATAGAAACGGAAATGGTCATCATGGGCCTCGGAGTTCGCCCAAACTCGGGACTCGCCGGGGATGCGGGGCTGAAGCTGTCCGTCCGGGATTCCATCTTCGCCGACGAGACCATGGCCACCTCCCGTCCCGGGATCTGGGCCGCCGGAGACTGCGCCTCCACTACCCACCTCATGACGGGGAAACCTTTCTGGGTCGCCCTGGGCACAGTGGCCAACAAGATGGGACGGGTGGCCGGAATTTCCATGGGAGGCGGCCGGGCAGCTTTCCCGGGCGTTTACGGCACGGCCATGAGCAAGCACTGCGGCCTCGAAGTGGCCCGGACCGGGCTGACGGAGAGGGAAGCGGAAGAAAACGGCTTCCGGTCCGTCTCCTCGGTCATTCGGACCAAGACCCGGGCTGGATACTACCCCGGGGCGGAGACCATGCACGTGAAGCTCGTGGGCGAGGAAGGCTCCGGCAGACTGCTCGGCGGACAGATCGTTGGAGGCCAGGGCTCGGCGAAGCGGGTGGACATCATCGCCACGGCCCTTGCGGGAGGAATGACGGTCAACAATCTTCTCGAGCTCGACCTAGGATATGCTCCCCCCTTCTCCATGGCATGGGATCCGGTCCAGATCGCCGGAAGGGAACTGCTGAAAAAAACAGGCGGGGAATGACCCGCCCATCAAGGAGGTAATTTCGTGCTGTCGGAAAAAATCGATGCAATGAAAGATGAACTTGTGGCCGCCATCCAGGAGGCCGTGCGCATCAAGAGCGTGGGAGGCGAACCTTCTGAAGGGGCTCCCTACGGGGAGGGACCGAGGAAATGCCTCGACTGGACCCTCGCCTTCGCGGAGCAAATGGGGTTCCGGACGAAAAACGTGGACAACGTGGCGGGCTGGGCCGAAATGGGCGAAGGGGACGAAATGGTGGCCCTCCTCGGACACCTGGACGTGGTTCCTGAAGGAAAGGGCTGGACGGTGGACCCCTGGGGCGGTGAGCTTAAAGACGGCATGGTCTGGGGCCGGGGTGTCCTGGACAACAAGGGGCCTGTCATAATCGGCCTCTTTGCCGCGAAGGCGATCTTCGACGCCGGGCTGAAGCTGAAGAGGAGAGTCCGGGTCATCTTCGGCACCAACGAGGAGCAGGGCAGCAAGTGCATGAAGCGCTACGTGGAACTGGGGGAAGACCTTCCTTCCGCCGGTTTCACCCCCGACGCCGAGTATCCCATCATCCATGCCGAAAAGGGCATCGTCACCTACACAGTCTCCCTTCCCTTCGCCCCGTCGGGCGAAATGAAGATAACCTCCCTCGAGGGAGGCGTGGCCGCCAATGTGGTCATGGCCGAGGTTACGGCCGTGATCGAGGACTCCAGGACCGAGTGCAGGCAGCGCATCACCGCCGCCGCGTCCGCCTGGAAGGGGCCGGAAGGCAGTTCCCTTTCCTCCGACGATGACGGCAGCAGGGTCACCCTCGTGATGAAGGGCCACCCCGCCCACGGAAGCACGCCCGAAAAGGGAATCAATGCCCTCGCCTGCCTGGCGGATTTCATGGCGGGGCTGAAGCTGAAGGGCGAGCAGGGGGAATTTTTCAGCGCGTTCTCACGGCTCGCGGGTTTCGAGACCGACGGGAAATCCTTGGGCGTCGCCATGGCCGACGAAGTGTCCGGGCCGCTGACGGCCTGTGTGGGCGTGGTGAAGGCCGAGAAGGACCGGGTTTCCTTCACCATCAACATGCGGTACCCTGTCACGGCGAAGGAAGAGGCCGTCACGGGCCCCATCGAGGAGACCTTCAGGAAGAACGGCCTGGCGGTGGAGAAGGTGTCCAAGGCGAATCCCCTGTACATGCCTCCTGAATCCAGGCTCATTCAGGCCCTCCAGAAGGTCTACACTGAAGAAACAGGCCAGGAAGCCACCCTGCTGGCCATCGGCGGGGGCACCTACGCAAAGACCATGCCCAACGTGGTGGCCTTCGGCCCCGTCTTCCCAGGGCAGGACTACACAATCCACGAGGAAGACGAGCGGTGGTCCGTGGAGGACATCATGAAGAACGCCCACATCATGGCGAAGGTACTGGTGGAGCTTGCCCAGGTACGGGAATAGAACGGGAGAAATATGAAGGGGCTGCCGCAGGGATCTTTGCGGCAGCCCCTTTTTTCGTCCTGCGGTCCGGAAGAGTTACTTCAGTTCGTAGGGCCAGGCCATGATGCCTCCCTCAAGGAGGGCCACGTCGTCGAACCCTGCGCCTTTCAGGGTCGCCAGTGCATCCCAGCCCCGGACGGAGATTTTGCAGAAGGCCACGATCTCCCTGTCCCGGGGCAGTTCGCCCGCCCGCTCCCGGAGCTTGCCGAGAGGGATATTCACGAATTCGTAGGGGATGCGTCCCTGGAGATCCAGCTCTCCCGGCGTCCTCACGTCCAGCAGCAGCGGGGGATTGGGTCCCTCCATCCGCTCCCGGAGTTCCTTTGCCTGGTAGGTTTTCACGAGGCCGTCCATCTTGTTCTTCAGGGCGTTGGCCGCGTGGGTGTTCGGATCGAGGGCCGTGGAGAAGGGTGGGGCGTAGGCGAAGTCCCCGTCCGCCAGGAGGTCCACCGTCATTCCCGAGGAGACGGCCGCCACCATGGCGTCAAGGCGCTTGTCCACCACCCCTGTACCCATGATCTGGGCGCCCAGGATGCGGCGGCTCAGCCTGTCCGCCACAAGGCGGATGGTCATGGCGCCCATGCCGGGCATGAAATGGGGCCGGTCAGGCTCTTCCACCACGATGCTCACCGGTTCGAATCCCGCCTCTTTTGCCTGTTTTTCGTCGAGGCCCGTCTTGCCTATGGTCAGGTTGAAGAGCTTCAGGATGCCCGTCCCAAGGACTCCCGAGAAGGGCGTGGCGAGCCCGGCGATATTGTCGGCGATCACCCTGCCCTGGCGGTTAGCCGTGGAGCCCATGGGCTGCCATACGGGCTTTTTCGTGACAAGGTGCCGTGTCTGGACGCAGTCGCCTCCGGCGTATATGGATGGGTCGCTCGTCCTCATCAGCTCGTCCACCACGATGGTCCCGTTGGGGGCGAGCTCCAGGCCCGCGTCCCGGGCAAGACTGGTGTTGGGGCGGATGCCCACCGCAAGGAGCACCATGTCCGCAGGAAGGGAGCGCCTGTCCGTCCTGACTCCGGTGACGACACCGCCCTCGCCGGTGATTTCCGTGACCTTCTCGCCGCCGAAGAAATCGACGCCTTTCGCCTTGACCGCCCTTGCGATCCGGAGGCCGAAATCTTCGCCCACGAGGGCCGGGAGAGGGGTGGAAAGGGCGTCCACCACCGAAACCTTTACTCCCCGTTCCGCAAGGGCCTCCACGACTTCCATGCCGATGAGCCCGGCGCCGATGATGACCGCCGTTTTTATGTTTCCCGACGAGAGGGCCGATTTCATGGCCAGAGCATCGGGCATGGTCCAGAGGGTGAAGACCCTGTTGAGGTCGCTGCCCGGTATGGGGGGGCGGATGGGGGACGCTCCCGTGGCGAGCACGAGGTTATCGTACGGAAAGTTTTTTTCTTCTCCGGTGGATGCGTCGGAGGCGGTGACGCACCTGTTCTCCCTGTCGATCCTGGTGGCGAGGCAGCCTGTGTGGACCGTGACGTTCTTCACCGTCCGGAAGAAGTTCGCGTCCCGGATGATGCCGAGGGGAGTGCAGACCAGGTCCTTGTACTCCTTCACCACGTCCCCCACGAAATAGGGGAAGCCGCACCCGGCGAAGCTGAGGTGTTCCCCCCGCTCGAGCACCGTGATGTCGAACTCCGGGGCCAGCCTGGCTAGCCTGGCGGCCGTCTTGGCGCCGCAGGCCACGCCCCCGATGATGAGCACCTTTTTTCTTTCCATGAACCATACCCCTCCTTTTGGGATAATACCACTATCCCCTATATGGTATTCTTCATGGGGGATTATGTCCAGTCGTCTTCCATCTCGTGGTATGATTCCACGTCGATCTTCCTCTCCTCGCAGAGGGCCCGCACGTCGTCCCCGGATTCGCAGGGGAATTCGCAGGCGAGACCGCAGCTGGAGGACAGTCTCCGCGGAACGGGAACCACCTTTGCCGGAATGTCCTTTTTTCTGCAGGTGCGTTCGAAGAGGAGCGCCATGCTGGTAACCTCGAAGGTGGCGATGCAGCGCAAATTCTTCACCGTCCTTTCTCCGGGGGAAGGCCGGTTCCCCGGAATGCCGATCTTTCTTTCATCCGCCGTTCCCTTTTTTGACACCCGGAAGGTATACTCTTGGAACGGTATTTCCTTCCGGAGGTGGATGGGATGAACTATGTCGCTCTTGCCGTGATACTGGTCCTTGCCTGTATTCCCCTGTTTGCGGGGTCGTCCCGCATCCGCCCCTGCTATCGGGGGTGCCACGGGTGCGGGAAGTGCATGTCCTCCCCGGGAAAGAAAAATACTTCCGGTCCCGAAGGACAGGGATAGGATACTGCCCGTTCTCTCTTTTCGCAACGCAGGCAGCCGCAGCCCCACCGCGGATCGACAGGAGGAGCCGTACAATGAATATTTTCCGTAGTCTTCGAACTATTTTGCTGCTCACGATCCTCTGCCTCCCCGGACCCGCCTCCGGGGCGGCACGGTTCTCCCTGGCCGCCGTGGGGGACGCCCTGATCCACAAGGGGGTGTACGATGCGGCGGTTATCAAGGGCGGGGGGTATGATTTCCGGCCCATGCTCCGCCTCGTGAAGAGCCGTATTGCCCCCCATGACATGGCCTTCTACAACCAGGAGACGATCCTCGGCGGCACAGAACTCGGCCTGTCCACCTACCCCATGTTCAATTCCCCCAGGGAGGTGGGGGACGCCTTCCTCGACGCCGGGTTCAACCTGGTGTCCCTGGCGAACAACCACACTCTGGATAGGGGGGAGAAGGGCGTTCTCGCCTCGCTGGAATACTGGAAAGACAAGAAGGACGCGGTGACCGCCGGAAGCAGCCTGACGGCGGAGAAGGAGAAAGAGATCCGGTTTTTCCGGGTGAACGGCATTTCCTGCGCTTTCCTCGCCTACACCACCGCCACCAACGGCCTGAAAGCCCCGAAGGGAAAAGAGCACTACGTCAGCCTCTACACCCCGGAAAAAGCGAAGACCGACGTGGTCCGGGCCCAGGAAAAAGCCGACGTAGTGATCGTCTCCATGCACTGGGGGAGCGAATATGTGTTCGCCCCCACCGCGGAGCAGAAAAAAATCGCGGAGCACCTCGCCTCTCTCGGAGTTTCCATCGTTCTCGGCCATCATCCCCACGTGGTCCAGCCCGTGGCCATGGTGAAGAGCACCCTCGTGGTCTATTCCCTCGGCAATTTTCTCTCCGCCCAGAAGGAGCTCCACAAGCTCGTGGGCCTGCTCGTCTCCCTTGACGTGGTCAAGACGGAAATGAGGGGAGAGACGCGGATATCCTTCGAGAACGTCACCGGGACGCTGCTGTACAATCCCCGGCGGTCTCCCCTCGGGCGGTACGTGGTGGTTCCCTTCGACATGCTCAGGGAGGACATCCTGAAGGACTTTCCGGCGGTGTATAAAAAGTACGCCGCCATTGTGACGGGCGGCGGAAGGGCCATCTCCATGAGGGCTCCCGCAAAGGCTCCTCCGCCGAAAAGCCGCCCGGCGGCGAAGAAAGCTCCCCGGGGAAAATGAGCCGGAAGCGGAAAGCGGGGTGCGGGGTATTTCCCGCACCCCGCTTTCCGCTTTTCAGGGAAGAAACTCTCCCGCCAGGCGCTCCCGCATTTCCGGCAGGGGAATGGAGTATTCCTCGGACAGCCTCCGGACGTCCTCGAACTCGGGGTTTGCCCTGAGGGTTTCCCCGCCGAGGCGGGCCACCTTGAACCTGACCAGGCCCCAGGAGGTCTCCCGCTCCACGATCTCATGGTCCGTCTTCAGCCGGTCCACGGGGTATTTCCGTAAGCCGAGGGTGGTGGTCTCCCGGAGGAGGATTTCCGCCAGGACTTCCTCTTTTTCGGGAAGGCAGAGGCAGCTCAGGGTCACGGCGGGGCGCCCCTTCTTCATGATCATGGGCGTCGCCCAGACGTCGAGGGCCCCCTCGGCGAAGAGCCTCTGCATCACCGGCCCGTAATACTGGGGGTTCATGTCGTCGATGTTCGTCTCGAGGACGACCCCCCGGTCCCGCCGGAAGACGTCCTCGCCGCTCCCGCCCGGAGTGTCCACGATCACGGCCCGCACCATGTTGGGGATGTCGCTGTCACGATCGCCGAGCCCCTTGCCCGATGCGAGGACTTTTCCCGCCGGCAGGGGGCCGAACTCACCTGCCAGGCACCGGACCAGGAGTGCCCCGGTGGGGGTGACCCGCTCCATGGGGGCTCCTTCGGCGTAGACGGGGATCCCCTCCAGGAGTTCCATGGTGGCCGGTGCGGGAACGGGGAGAATGCCGTGGGCGCACTTTATGGTGCCCGACCCCACGTTGAGGGGGGAGGAGACCGTCTTTTCGATGCCCGCCATCTCCACCAGGACGAAGGCGCCGATGATGTCGGCGATGGAGTCGATGGCCCCAACTTCGTGGAAATGGACATCCTCCGGGGTGGTGCCGTGGACCTTCGCCTCCGCTTCGGCCAGAAGGCGGAAGGCCGCGGCGCTCTGCTCCTTCACCCGGGGGGAGAGGGGGCTCGCCCCGATGATGGCGAGGACGTCGGAAAGCCCCCGGTGGGGGTGATCCTCAAGGTTGAGTATCGATACCTTCGTGCCGGCTATACCGCCCCTGCTTCCCCGGCTGATGGAGATTTTCAGCCGGTCATCCGCTCCCGGTCCGTGGTGATGGTGGTGATCGTGGTGATCGTGGTGATGATCGTGGTCATGGTCATGTCCGCCGCCGGGAAAGAGGACGATGCTCTCCATGGTTTCGAGGAAGGTTTTCCTGTCCAGTCCGAGGTCGAGCAGCGCTCCGAGAAACATGTCGCCGGCGATGCCGGCGAAACAGTCGAGATACAGGGTCTTCATCAGATTCCTCCGGTTTTCGCCTCCGGCCGGGTGAGGCCGTTTTTTCCCATTCTATCATTCCCGGGACAGAAAAATGGAGGCGGAGTGTGCTATCCTTACAAAGATAGTTTGTGACAAAAAAGGAGGATCCGTCCATGTCCGTTCGCCTCGAGGAGAAGATTGCGCACAGGTTTGCCGGGGATCCGTCCCAGCGGGTATTCTGGTGGAAGGGAGCCTGGGAAGATGCCGCGGAGACGGAACGGAAGACCGCCCTCTGCGCCGAAACACTCCGCCTGGGAGGATTCCAGCCGGGCAGCCGGCTCGCGGTGTTTCTGCCCAACAGCCCGCTGGTGCTCCACCTGTCCATGGCGGCCTGGCGTCTCGGAGGCACCATCGTCCCCCTGAACCCCAGAGGAGGCACGGAGTGGATCCTGAAAATACTCCATCACGTGGATCCCTTCGGCGTGGTCCTCGGTGAAGGAATGGAAGCCCTTACGGAGGCGGTCCGTGCGGAGGGGATACCTGCCGTGGAAGCGTCCCCCGACGGAACAATCCCTCCGTTCACGGGACGACGGGACCGGGCGGAACAGGATCCCGGCGTGGCGGTGATCTTCGCCACCTCCGGCACCACGGGAGCCCCGAAGGCGGTGCCCCTGACCCACGAAAACCTCTACGACAACACGAAGGGTGTCCACGAAACGGTGGAGGGGTTTGACAGGGGACGGGTTCTCATGAACGTGCTGCCCAACTTCCACTCCTTCGGCTATACCGTCTGCGGCGTCCTGCCCCTTGTCTGGGGACTCCCCGAGGCTCTTCTGCCCGGCTTTCTTCCCCTGAAGAACCTCTTCGAGGGACTGAGGGAATCACGGACGGGCATTCTCATCGCCGTTCCCACCATGCTTCCCTTCCTTCTCGGCGTGGCGTCCAAGGGGGAGTCCCTGCCCCCGGAGCTGCGCTATATCCTCACGGGCGGGGGCAAGCTGGATCCGGGCCTTGAAAAGCGCTTCCGGGACCAGCTCGGCGTCATCACCTTCGAGGGGTACGGCCTGACGGAATGTTCTCCCGTCGTTTCGAGCAATCCCAGCGATGCCCTCCGGAAGACCGGCACGGTGGGGCCCGCCCTGCCGAGCTACTCGGTGGAAGTCCGGAACAGCGAAGGAAAGGCCCTCCCGAGAGGGGAAGAAGGCGTCCTCTGGCTGAAGGGCCCCTCCGTCGCCCGGGGATACTTCAGGGATCCCGTCCTCTCGGCGGAGCGCTTCAAGGACGGCTGGCTGAACACCGACGACATGGTGCGGGTGGACGAGGACGGATACATCACCATTCTCGACCGGGTGTCGGACATGATCATCGTGGGCGGATTCAACGTCTATCCCCAGGAGGTGGAGACGGTGATCAAGGAACTTCCCGGCATCAGGGAAGCGGTGGTCATCGGCGTGGAGAATCCCGTCAGCGGAGAAGTTCCGGTGGCCTTCATCATCAGGGAGGAAGGGGCCGAGCTCGAGGCCGGAACGGTGATTTCCCACTGCAAGGAGAAAATGGCCCACTTCAAGGTGCCCCGGAAAGTCCAGTTCGTCACTGAACTGCCTCTTTCTGCTGTGGGGAAAGTTTTGAAACGGAAGCTCAGGGAACAGATGGTGCGGGAACGGTAGAACAAAGCGACGAAAAGTCAGCCTCCCCGGAGCTCCGGGGAGGCTGACCGGCCTGCAGGGGCAATGGTTCAGTAGATCTCGATGTCCATGTCGTGGGAGGCTTTTTTGTCGTTGGAGCGGTCGGTAGCGACAAAGCCCAGGGTGTATTTTCCCGGGGGAAGCTCCGCCAGGTCGATATTCACCGTGAAGAAAAAGTCCCTCCAGGGGCTTTTCACGATAAGGTCGGAAGTCACCACGTCTTTCTGCTCGATACCCACGTTTCCCTTGTCGTCCTTCACCAGGAGGTCGAGGCTGAGGTGGACCTCGTAGGCGTTGTCCTTCTTCAGGTTCTGGAAACCGTCGATTTCGAGGTAGACCGAGATCCTTGACCCCTTCTCGAAGCGGGAGGACTGCTCCTCGGTGTACATTCCATATCCTTTCACTTCCCTGACGAAAAGTCCCTTCAGAAAGGAAAACTCCGAAGCTGAGGCAGCCAGGGGAGGAAGTGCTGCGAGGAAAAGAGGAAGCAGGAAAAGGACAATGCAAAGCCCCGCAAGGACCGTTCCCGGCCGGGAAGGAAGGCGGCGCGATCCGGGTGCATGGTTCGGCGAAAGCGTCACTATTGAACAACCCCCTAAATGAATATATAAAAGACCTTATGCATTATAGTCTATTTTACCGCAGGAGGTCGAAAGTAATTTAACTTCAGGGGCCCCTGGGGAAGGCAAATGAGCCCTGAGAACCAGCGAAAGGAAGTACTAAATGAGAAAAAAATCACCTGAAGTGGCATCAAACCAATTCCTGGATCTTGATTCCGACTGGGACGACGTTCTCGCACCCGGCACCGGGGACAGGAGCCACCGCCCTTCCGGCAAGGACAGGCTTCGGGGGCATTTCGACGGGGCTTCCAGGGGGAACCCCGGTGAAGCCGGGGCCGGGGCTGTGCTTTTCGATGAATCGGGTGCCCCCGCCTGGGAGTGCGCCCGGCCCCTGGGCAAGCGGACCAACAACGAGGCGGAATACCTCGCCCTTCTTCTGCTGCTCGAAGAAGTGGAGCGCCGCGGAATTTCCGCCGACATCCTGGGAGACAGCCAGCTCGTGGTGAACCAGGTGACGGGCCGGTGGAAGATCAACGAACCCAGGCTGCGAGAGCTTGCTGACCGGGCGATGGATCTGCTGAGACGGACGAAAAGCAGCATATCCTGGGTTCCCAGGGATCAGAATGCCGCGGCGGACCGTCTTTCCAACATCGCCCTCGACGGTCCGAAGGAACCGCCCCGCTCCTCCCGTGAACGCCCCGCTTTCGACCCTGACAGGCTGGAACGGGTCACCGATTCCATTCTCATTGCCCACGGAACGGAGGACTACGCGGTGGACCTTCTTCACAGGGCATGCACCTGCCCCGCCTTCCAGCGGTCGAGACAGTGCAAGCACCTGGATGCGGCACTTGTACGGTTTGGAAAATAAGCCCTTTTACGCATCAGCCTCCCCTTTCTTTCTGTTATGCTGTGCCAAGAAATAGCAGCCTGGAAATGGAGGGATGTTCCAGTGAAAAATGCAGCGGTTCTGGCCCTTTTGATCTTTTCAGCCCTGATATCCTCTGTGACTGCCGGAACGGCCGAGGCATGTGCCGCCTGTGACGACGACGACGGGGCGGTAGTCGCTTTTGTCCCGGTGGGAAAGGGCAGCTACGGAGGGGTCAATGACCGGCGGTTCGTGGTGGTGAAGGACGAAATTGAATGGAAGGAACTGTGGGGCGAGATAAACGGCAACGTGCTTCCCCTTCCCCCCCTGCCTGAGATCGATTTCTCACGACAGGTCCTTGCGGCCGTCTTTCAGGGGCTCAAGCGGAGCGGAGGCTATTCCATATCGGTGGAGGCCATCATCGAAACAGGCGACAGGGTGACCGTTTCCGTCCGCGAACAGGAACCGGGGCCCCAGAATCTCGTCACCATGGCCCTTTCCAGCCCCTGGGAGGTTGTGGCCTTCCCTCTTCCCCAGAAACCGGTGCTTTTCACCTCCATTCAGTAGACAGCGGGTAACAGAACATAAAAAGAAGCGACCGGCCCCGGCCGGTCGCTTCTTCGTGCTTTTCTCTGTTTACCCCGGGTCGCCCTTTACTTTCGGACGAGCAGGAGCAGGGGCAGAAGGAAGAGCAGGGACGGAATTCCCGCCACGCTGCACCCGCCCCCGCCACCGGAGTCACCGTCAGGCACGGCGGCCCCCAGAGACCGGGCCAGGTTCAGCCTTCCGCCGGTGGAAACCTTGCCGCTCAGGGAGGAAAGACGATCCACTCCGCCCAGGATCCTGGACCGGATCCGGTCCATGGATTCTCCCGGGAACTGGGACGACACGAGGGCCGCCGCCCCGGTGACGAAGGGTGTGGCCATGGAGGTGCCGGAACCGGACATGTAGCTCCAAACCCCTCTGCCGATCCCCACGTCGTCGATCTCGACCCCCCCGTACCCTGTGGAAGAGAGTCCCGTCTCAAAGACAAACCGGAACCGGAACCGGTCCGTCCTGAAGGTACCCGGAATCGGCGTGGAGAAGGAGGTCCACTCGTCTCCGCCTCCTGTGAAGCTGTGGACCGTGGTCCAGGTTGTTCCACTGTCGGGGGAGAACTCGAGACGAAGGAAATCCGCCCCGTTTTCCAGATCCGGACGGATCTCCATGCCGAACACGAGAGGTTCCGTTTCCCGGCCTGAAAGGTCGATATCGTCCCTGACGGTCAGGTAGGTTTTCTGGTTTCCAATGGTATGCTGCTCCGGCCCGTCGGTCCAGACTTTCGTGGGGCGGCCGTCCCTCGTGGAGTCTACGATCATCCAGTGGATCTGCGGTGAATAATGCTCCGCGGAGGTCGTCCATTTCCCGTCCCCCGATTCCATGTCGTCGAAGAAGATGTCCCCCGCCGACGGGGTGTACGAAGGGGTCCACGTGCTCCAGATGTCGGTCCCCGGAGCGGCCAGGTGGACGGACGTCCTCCCGTAGTTCGAAAAGTCGGAGAGGGCGTCATTTCTGTCCGTGGACGCCACGGAGATGATGTTCGGAAGGCCGTAGGAGGCCGGATATTCAGGGCTCTGGTCGTTGTCCGTGGCGTAATTGCCCGCCGCGGCGACGAAAAGGATCCCCGCGTTTCCCAGGTCCTGGATGGCCTGTCTGGCCTCGCCGCTGAACCCCGGTCCTCCGTAGGATGCGTTCACCGCCACGATGTCCACCCCTTCCCGCTTTTTCTGCAGGATCCACGCATAGGCTTCCAGCTCGTCTGAAGTTTTTCCCGTTCCCTGGGAATTAAAAGCCTTGACCGCCATGAGCTTCACGTTCCACGCCACCCCGGCGGTGCCGATGCCGTTGTTTCCCTTCGCGCCGATGATCCCCGCCACGTGGGTGCCGTGGCCGTGGTCGTCCTCGGGGTCGTCGTTGTCGTACACGCAGTTCCGGCCGTGGATGCCTCCCGGGCCCGTCCAGAGGTTGTCCTTCAGATCCTCGTGGTTTTTTGTGATGCCGGTATCGATAATGGCGACGACTTTTGTTGTCAGGGCCGAGGTGCGGATTCCCCAGGCTGTGGGGGCGTCAATGTCGGCGCCGGCCCTGCCGC of the Aminivibrio pyruvatiphilus genome contains:
- a CDS encoding CapA family protein, whose translation is MNIFRSLRTILLLTILCLPGPASGAARFSLAAVGDALIHKGVYDAAVIKGGGYDFRPMLRLVKSRIAPHDMAFYNQETILGGTELGLSTYPMFNSPREVGDAFLDAGFNLVSLANNHTLDRGEKGVLASLEYWKDKKDAVTAGSSLTAEKEKEIRFFRVNGISCAFLAYTTATNGLKAPKGKEHYVSLYTPEKAKTDVVRAQEKADVVIVSMHWGSEYVFAPTAEQKKIAEHLASLGVSIVLGHHPHVVQPVAMVKSTLVVYSLGNFLSAQKELHKLVGLLVSLDVVKTEMRGETRISFENVTGTLLYNPRRSPLGRYVVVPFDMLREDILKDFPAVYKKYAAIVTGGGRAISMRAPAKAPPPKSRPAAKKAPRGK
- the larC gene encoding nickel pincer cofactor biosynthesis protein LarC, giving the protein MKTLYLDCFAGIAGDMFLGALLDLGLDRKTFLETMESIVLFPGGGHDHDHDHHHDHHDHHHHHGPGADDRLKISISRGSRGGIAGTKVSILNLEDHPHRGLSDVLAIIGASPLSPRVKEQSAAAFRLLAEAEAKVHGTTPEDVHFHEVGAIDSIADIIGAFVLVEMAGIEKTVSSPLNVGSGTIKCAHGILPVPAPATMELLEGIPVYAEGAPMERVTPTGALLVRCLAGEFGPLPAGKVLASGKGLGDRDSDIPNMVRAVIVDTPGGSGEDVFRRDRGVVLETNIDDMNPQYYGPVMQRLFAEGALDVWATPMIMKKGRPAVTLSCLCLPEKEEVLAEILLRETTTLGLRKYPVDRLKTDHEIVERETSWGLVRFKVARLGGETLRANPEFEDVRRLSEEYSIPLPEMRERLAGEFLP
- a CDS encoding ribonuclease HI family protein, with translation MASNQFLDLDSDWDDVLAPGTGDRSHRPSGKDRLRGHFDGASRGNPGEAGAGAVLFDESGAPAWECARPLGKRTNNEAEYLALLLLLEEVERRGISADILGDSQLVVNQVTGRWKINEPRLRELADRAMDLLRRTKSSISWVPRDQNAAADRLSNIALDGPKEPPRSSRERPAFDPDRLERVTDSILIAHGTEDYAVDLLHRACTCPAFQRSRQCKHLDAALVRFGK
- a CDS encoding AMP-binding protein → MSVRLEEKIAHRFAGDPSQRVFWWKGAWEDAAETERKTALCAETLRLGGFQPGSRLAVFLPNSPLVLHLSMAAWRLGGTIVPLNPRGGTEWILKILHHVDPFGVVLGEGMEALTEAVRAEGIPAVEASPDGTIPPFTGRRDRAEQDPGVAVIFATSGTTGAPKAVPLTHENLYDNTKGVHETVEGFDRGRVLMNVLPNFHSFGYTVCGVLPLVWGLPEALLPGFLPLKNLFEGLRESRTGILIAVPTMLPFLLGVASKGESLPPELRYILTGGGKLDPGLEKRFRDQLGVITFEGYGLTECSPVVSSNPSDALRKTGTVGPALPSYSVEVRNSEGKALPRGEEGVLWLKGPSVARGYFRDPVLSAERFKDGWLNTDDMVRVDEDGYITILDRVSDMIIVGGFNVYPQEVETVIKELPGIREAVVIGVENPVSGEVPVAFIIREEGAELEAGTVISHCKEKMAHFKVPRKVQFVTELPLSAVGKVLKRKLREQMVRER
- a CDS encoding protease complex subunit PrcB family protein, with protein sequence MKNAAVLALLIFSALISSVTAGTAEACAACDDDDGAVVAFVPVGKGSYGGVNDRRFVVVKDEIEWKELWGEINGNVLPLPPLPEIDFSRQVLAAVFQGLKRSGGYSISVEAIIETGDRVTVSVREQEPGPQNLVTMALSSPWEVVAFPLPQKPVLFTSIQ